The [Eubacterium] siraeum genome contains a region encoding:
- a CDS encoding acylphosphatase yields the protein MNTNIIRKHFFFKGRVQGVGFRYRAQNAASLYSVTGWVKNLYDGSVEMEAQGTEEDIDKVVQTLQNSRYIVINDMYVADRQPDPHETLFRIKDEY from the coding sequence ATGAACACAAACATAATCAGAAAGCACTTTTTCTTCAAAGGCAGAGTTCAGGGTGTCGGCTTTCGCTACCGGGCGCAGAATGCCGCCTCGCTCTACAGCGTAACAGGCTGGGTAAAAAATCTCTACGACGGCTCGGTCGAAATGGAGGCGCAAGGCACTGAGGAAGACATTGACAAAGTAGTACAGACCCTTCAGAACAGCCGCTACATCGTGATAAACGATATGTATGTTGCCGACCGTCAGCCCGATCCTCACGAAACCTTATTCCGCATAAAAGACGAATACTGA